Proteins from one Rosa chinensis cultivar Old Blush chromosome 7, RchiOBHm-V2, whole genome shotgun sequence genomic window:
- the LOC112179472 gene encoding 7-deoxyloganetin glucosyltransferase yields MGSNALMAETKPHAVCVPYPAQGHINPMLKLAKLLHHKGFHITFVNTEYNHKRLLNSRGPNALDGLPSFQFKTIPDGLPPTDKNATQDIPALCESTRKYCLPHFRELLGKLNSEADSPPVSCVVSDGIMSFTLDEAEELGVPAVLFWTTSACGFMCYIQYQHLVEKGYTPLRDASYLTNGYLNTAIDWIPGMKDIRLKDFPTFIRTTDPNDNMIDFVLHETERAAKKASAIILNTFDDIEHDVLEALSTLLPPVYSIGPLNLQVNQIPPDSELQTFGSNLWKEETEGLEWLDSKEPKSVVYVNFGSITVMTQTQLIEFAWGLANSKKTFLWVIRPDLVGGASAMVPAEFVEETRERSMLISWCPQDQVLSHPATGGFLTHSGWNSTVESVCGGVPMICWPFFAEQQTNCRYCCKDWGIGMEIEGDPKRDYIEELVRKLMEGEEGKEMKKKALEWKMLAMEAVTGPEGSSFVNLDKMVNQVLLAPRKY; encoded by the exons atgggttCTAATGCTTTAATGGCAGAGACTAAGCCACATGCCGTATGCGTCCCTTACCCAGCTCAGGGTCACATAAACCCTATGCTCAAGTTAGCCAAGCTCCTCCACCACAAGGGCTTCCACATCACTTTCGTCAACACCGAGTACAACCACAAGCGCCTCCTGAACTCCCGAGGTCCCAACGCCCTCGACGGCCTCCCCTCTTTTCAGTTCAAGACCATCCCCGATGGGCTCCCTCCTACCGACAAGAATGCCACGCAGGACATACCGGCTCTGTGCGAGTCCACCAGGAAGTACTGCCTCCCGCACTTCAGGGAGCTTCTTGGGAAGCTAAACTCTGAGGCGGACTCACCGCCAGTGAGCTGCGTGGTTTCTGATGGTATCATGAGCTTCACTCTTGATGAGGCCGAGGAACTGGGGGTGCCGGCAGTGCTTTTCTGGACTACTAGTGCTTGCGGGTTCATGTGTTACATTCAGTATCAGCATCTTGTTGAGAAGGGTTACACTCCTCTTAGAG ATGCCAGTTACTTGACAAACGGTTACTTGAACACCGCAATAGACTGGATACCAGGCATGAAAGATATCCGTTTGAAGGATTTCCCAACCTTCATCAGAACCACAGACCCAAACGACAACATGATCGATTTCGTTCTTCACGAAACCGAACGAGCAGCTAAGAAAGCCTCCGCCATCATCTTGAACACATTTGACGACATCGAACACGACGTCCTTGAAGCCCTCTCGACCCTCCTACCTCCAGTCTACTCCATCGGGCCCCTAAACCTACAAGTCAACCAAATCCCACCCGACAGTGAGTTGCAGACCTTTGGGTCGAATCTCTGGAAGGAAGAGACAGAGGGTTTGGAATGGCTGGACTCTAAGGAGCCCAAATCTGTTGTCTACGTCAACTTCGGAAGCATCACAGTGATGACCCAAACTCAGCTGATCGAGTTCGCTTGGGGGCTCGCAAACAGCAAGAAGACGTTTCTCTGGGTTATCAGGCCTGACCTAGTTGGGGGAGCATCGGCTATGGTGCCGGCAGAATTTGTAGAGGAGACTAGAGAAAGAAGTATGTTGATCAGTTGGTGTCCTCAGGACCAAGTCCTGAGCCACCCAGCGACCGGAGGGTTCTTGACTCACAGCGGGTGGAACTCGACGGTCGAGAGTGTCTGCGGCGGAGTGCCGATGATCTGCTGGCCTTTCTTCGCCGAGCAACAGACGAACTGCAGGTACTGTTGCAAAGATTGGGGAATAGGGATGGAGATTGAGGGTGATCCTAAGAGAGACTATATAGAAGAGCTTGTGAGGAAGTTGATGGAGGGAGAAGAAGGgaaagagatgaagaagaaagctCTGGAATGGAAGATGTTGGCAATGGAGGCCGTCACTGGTCCTGAGGGTTCGTCTTTTGTGAACTTAGACAAGATGGTCAACCAGGTTCTTCTAGCTCCCAGAAAATATTAA
- the LOC112179473 gene encoding uncharacterized protein LOC112179473, which yields MSLTFSQTLVLYSSDPPHTCLNSIRKLSPTFYRNVSNSVSRRSKRFQFHANSTDSDDELGTRQVAAVSNPSSTSLLSFLCPLLKLFSGGDPSQERNFTLEVATSSLSTLARFPWGSRSLSNNSDSQEVTTLDPPLRLQLFEFEACPFCRRVREAMTELDLSAEVYPCPKGSIRHRELVNRSGGKEQFPFLIDPNTGFSMYESGEIVRYLFQQYGKGRKPSPGLLESTLLTGWMPTIFRAGRGMTLWERATVEPPPEKLELYSYENNPYARIVREALCELELPYILQNVGEGSLRLKLLVDASGSKEVPYLIDPNTGTHVGDYKKILSYLFQTYSVAAV from the exons ATGTCTCTAACATTCTCTCAAACGCTAGTCCTCTATTCCTCAGACCCACCTCACACTTGTCTCAATTCAATTCGGAAGCTTTCGCCAACATTCTACAGAAATGTCAGCAACTCTGTTTCTCGCAGAAGCAAGAGATTTCAGTTCCATGCAAACTCCACTGACTCAGACGACGAATTGGGAACTAGACAAGTTGCTGCCGTTTCCAACCCATCATCCACCAgccttctctcttttctttgccCCTTGCTCAAACTCTTCTCC GGAGGAGATCCCTCACAAGAACGGAACTTTACCTTGGAG GTAGCCACATCTTCCTTGTCTACCTTGGCTAGATTCCCTTGGGGATCAAGATCTCTATCCAATAATTCGGACAGCCAGGAAGTCACTACCTTGGATCCTCCTCTGCGTCTGCAGCTTTTTGAATTCG AGGCCTGCCCTTTTTGCAGGAGGGTTCGCGAAGCTATGACTGAGCTAGATCTTTCAGCAGAG GTGTATCCTTGTCCAAAAGGTTCGATAAGACACAGAGAATTGGTTAACAGATCTGGTGGAAAAGAGCA ATTTCCTTTTCTCATTGATCCAAATACCGGTTTTTCAATGTATGAAAGCG GTGAAATCGTGAGATACCTATTCCAGCAATATGGGAAAGGCAGAAAACCTTCACCAGGGCTTTTGGAAAG TACATTGCTTACAGGGTGGATGCCGACAATATTTCGAGCAGGGAGAGGAATGACATTATGGGAAAGGGCTACTGTAGAGCCACCACCTGAAAAGCTGGAACTTTACTCGTACGAAAATAATCCG TATGCACGAATTGTGCGTGAGGCACTTTGTGAGTTGGAGCTTCCTTACATCCTACAGAATGTAGGAGAAGGGTCGCTGCGGTTAAAGCTGCTTGTTGATGCATCGGGGTCCAAAGAG GTTCCCTACTTGATTGATCCCAACACTGGTACTCATGTTGGTGACTACAAGAAGATCCTGTCCTACTTGTTCCAGACATATTCAGTAGCCGCTGTATAG
- the LOC112175616 gene encoding probable small nuclear ribonucleoprotein F, with the protein MATIPVNPKPFLNNLTGKTVFVKLKWGMEYKGFLVSVDSYMNLQLANTEEYIDGQFTGNLGEILIRCNNVLYLRGVPEDEEIEDAEQD; encoded by the exons ATGGCT ACAATACCAGTTAACCCGAAGCCTTTCTTGAACAATCTCACTGGGAAGACCGTGTTCGTGAAGCTTAAATGGGGAATGGAATACAAAG GTTTCCTTGTCTCTGTGGATTCCTATATGAATTTGCAG TTGGCGAACACTGAAGAATATATTGATGGACAATTTACTGGAAATCTTGGGGAGATTTTGATCAG GTGCAACAATGTTCTCTATCTTCGTGGGGTGCCTGaggatgaagaaattgaagatgcTGAACAGGACTGA
- the LOC112175320 gene encoding tRNA-specific 2-thiouridylase MnmA, whose translation MLRVTPMAMTSLLSHISSVSLPLPLKPPSSSLFPHSAKPTKPTLFLRPFSISCSSSSSDPPAHSFNGDIGPYLSCSMPHKRLKVAVLLSGGVDSSVALRLLHAAGHSCTAFYLKIWFQEGFENFWSECPWEEDLDYAKAVCNQVDVPLEVVHLTDEYWKNVVSYIIEEYRCGRTPNPDVLCNTRIKFGVFMDAIGSMEFDYVGSGHYAKVVHPSADQMDKDSTLELSEDMVKDQTYFLSHLSQDQLKRLIFPLGCLSKDKVRKLATKFDLPNKERKDSQGICFLGKIRFSDFIGRHIGEKEGVILEAETGDLLGKHQGFWFYTIGQRQGLRLPGGPWYVVEKDVKNNVVFVSRNYFSVDKRRRLFRVGSLKWLQGLPSDQISQLQCKVRHGPRFCDCTLTIEHGEDGNEDVAVVNLSEDDQGLAAGQFAAFYQGRTCLGSGVILESWDDQGFPVCTKALENARMEDKSLLGKPVKIKVKPEALVTESCQIDGLELHGGSKTSGISAAKKHMHVSPGKTIHRYPLHWLPKFWKKWLQIF comes from the exons ATGCTTAGAGTGACGCCAATGGCAATGACCTCTCTACTCTCCCACATCAGCTCtgtttctctccctctccctctcaaaCCCCCCTCCTCCTCTCTTTTCCCTCATTCTGCAAAACCCACAAAACCCACCCTCTTCCTGAGACCCTTCTCTATCTcctgttcttcttcctcctcagaCCCTCCTGCACACAGCTTCAATGGAGATATTGGGCCTTACTTGTCCTGTTCCATGCCCCATAAGCGCCTTAAAGTTGCCGTCTTGCTTAGCGGCGGTGTCGATAGCAGTGTCGCCCTCCGTCTCCTCCACGCCGCCGGTCActcctgcaccgccttctacctcAAAATTTGGTTTCAA GAAGGCTTTGAGAACTTTTGGTCAGAATGCCCGTGGGAAGAAGATTTGGATTATGCAAAAGCTGTCTGTAATCAG GTTGATGTCCCACTAGAAGTCGTGCATTTGACAGATGAATATTGGAAAAATGTG GTGTCCTACATTATTGAAGAGTATCGATGTGGCCGAACTCCTAACCCAGACGTTCTTTGCAATACAAGAATAAAATTTG GTGTATTCATGGATGCCATCGGCAGTATGGAGTTTGACTATGTTGGAAGTGGACATTATGCAAAAGTTGTCCACCCATCTGCAGATCAAATGGATAAGGATTCTACTTTGGAACTATCAGAAGACATG GTGAAGGATCAGACATACTTCCTTTCACATCTTTCTCAGGACCAGCTTAAGAGATTAATATTTCCACTTGGTTGTCTGTCAAAG GATAAAGTTCGTAAGCTTGCCACGAAGTTTGATCTGCCTAACAAAGAGAGAAAGGATTCACAAGGAATTTGCTTTCTTGGTAAG ATAAGGTTCAGTGACTTTATTGGAAGACACATAGGGGAGAAGGAAGGTGTAATATTGGAAGCAGAGACAGGAGATCTCCTTGGAAAACATCAAGGCTTTTGGTTCTATACAATCGGTCAACGTCAAGGTCTGCGGCTCCCAGGAGGACCCTG GTATGTTGTTGAGAAGGATGTAAAAAACAATGTGGTTTTTGTTTCAAGAAATTACTTTTCAGTTGACAAAAGAAGGCGCCTGTTCCGTGTGGGATCCTTGAAATGGCTACAGGGGTTGCCCTCAGACCAGATCAGTCAGCTACAGTGCAAG GTCAGACATGGGCCTCGGTTTTGCGATTGTACCTTAACAATTGAACATGGTGAAGATGGCAATGAAGATGTGGCAGTCGTCAACTTATCTGAAGATGATCAAGGCCTGGCAGCGGGGCAATTTGCGGCTTTCTACCAGGGAAGAACCTGCTTAGGCTCCGGAGTAATTTTGGAATCTTGGGATGATCAAGGTTTTCCTGTATGTACAAAAGCTCTTGAAAATGCTAGGATGGAAGACAAATCTCTTCTTGGGAAACCGGTTAAGATCAAAGTAAAACCAGAGGCTCTTGTAACGGAGTCTTGTCAAATAGATGGTCTGGAACTTCATGGAGGATCGAAAACTTCAGGAATTTCTGCTGCCAAAAAACACATGCATGTATCTCCTGGAAAAACAATCCACAGATACCCATTACATTGGCTGCCAAAGTTTTGGAAGAAATGGTTGCAAATATTTTAG